The nucleotide window ATGCGGTGGGATATTGGTTGCCATACCAACGGCAATACCAGAAGAACCGTTAACTAACAGGTTAGGCACTCGGGTAGGCAGAACGTCAGGAATACGCTCAGTACCATCATAGTTGTCGACAAAGTCAACCGTTTCTTTATCTAAATCGGCGAGTAACTGATGCGCAATTTTCGCCATGCGAATTTCGGTATAACGCATCGCCGCAGCAGAATCACCGTCAACCGAACCAAAGTTACCCTGGCCGTCGACCAGCATATAACGCAAGGAGAAGTTCTGTGCCATACGTACAATAGTGTCGTAAACAGCACTATCACCATGCGGGTGATATTTACCAATAACGTCACCAACGACACGAGCTGACTTTTTATAAGGTTTATTAAAGTCGTTGCGCAATTCGTTCATTGCGAACAAGACACGTCGGTGTACTGGCTTCAGGCCGTCACGAACATCTGGTAAAGCACGCCCAACAATGACGCTCATGGCATAATCGAGGTACGAGCTTTTCAGTTCGTCTTCGATATTTACCGGTGACACTTCTCTGGCTAGATCGCTCATAGTTTATTCCCTAAATATAGATCCGCATATTCATTGTTATTTTGATCCAATCATTGTACCCATCCCAAACGCGTCTCGCACCCTCTTTTTCTTATTCTTTGCCTGAGGTAGACTAGCCGCGTTATCCATCTCTTAAAGACGCGTAATCTATGACCAGCAGCAGCTCTAAAAGTGAACAAAAAAACGTCGATCCGGAAGAGATCGCAAAGTTTTCAGCCCTGGCCTCGCGATGGTGGGATCCCGATGGAGAATTCAAACCCTTACATGAAATAAACCCCGTTCGACTAGGGTTTATTGAAAACCATACTGAAGGCCTATTCGGCAAAAAGGTACTGGATGTTGGTTGCGGCGGTGGATTACTCAGCGAAGCTATGGCTGAACGTGGGGCTCAGGTTACCGGTGTCGATTTGGCCGAACAATCATTAAAAGTAGCGCGTTTGCACGCATCAGAAAGCGGCCGTCAAATCGATTATCAATGCATTGCTATCGAAACCCTGGCGGAGCAGCAACCAGCAAGCTTTGATGTGGTGACTTGTCTGGAGATGCTGGAGCATGTGCCTGACCCTGAGGCTATTGTAAAAGCCTGTGCTAAAGCACTAAAACCTGGCGGGAAGATCTTTTTCTCCACACTAAACCGGAATGTAAAATCCTGGCTATTAGGTATTGTTGCCGCTGAGCATGTTTTAGGCTGGGTTCCCAAAGGAACTCATCAGCATCAACGTTTTATCAAACCATCAGAGCTACTGCGTATGACAGATGCCGCCGCGTTAGAAGATATCGCCATTAACGGTTTGATTTTTAACCCGCTAAAAGGCTTTGTGCTGTCAGAGAAAGATGTTGATGTGAACTATATTGTCGCTTTAAAAAAACCGGGAGAATAAATGAGCTCGTCAGATAAAAGTTCTCCCGTAAAGGCGGTACTGTTTGATTTAGACGGCACCTTGCTTGATACAGCACCCGACCTGGGAGCTGCATTGAACGTCGTATGCGAACAATACGAACGCCCTGCCATTACGGCTGAGGTGTTTACACCAGTCGCGTCTCATGGTTCCAGAGGTATGCTGCAGCTAGCTTTTGCCGAAGAGTACAGCGACATGGAAGCTGAACTCCGGCATGCATTTCTTAATGCTTATAAAGAGAACATAGCCATTCATACGCAACCCTACCCCGGCGTTTTGGAGCTACTTGCCTTGCTGCAGAGCGAATCCATTGAGGTTGCCATAGTTACCAATAAGCCAGAGCGCTTAACCCAACAATTACTGCCTCACTTTCCGGAGTTTGAAGCTATTCGTGTGGTCGTAAGCGGTGATACCTTAAGCGTGGCGAAACCCTCGCCGGAACCTTTATTCTATGCGGCTGAAAAACTGGGAGTAGAACCTGCCGACTGTCTTTATGTCGGAGACGCTGAACGAGATATCGAAGCCGGCCGCAATGCGGGTATGGTTACGGTGCTTGCTGAATATGGCTATATTAGCAATGAGGATCAGCCACAACGCTGGCAAGCCGACTACCATATCGCGTCACCACTCGAATTACTGAAGTTGCTTGCTATCGATAACTCTTGATCTATAAACATCTTTTGAAAGATCAAAAAATTATATAGCAAGATTACCAGCGCAAACTCACGCCAAACAAAGGCTGACAAAAAATCAAGATTTCTAAATCAAAATTATTCCTATTTTTGCCCGTAAATTTACTTGATCGAAGTGGCAGTTAGACCTAGCATACTGTCCATTCCTAAGACACTAGATATTGTGTGAATATCGCCCTGTACAACTAATAAGCACAATATCTAGTGGCTACATACATATAACAAAAAGCTAAGAGTCGGCGCAGAATGAACGAGCAACTATATGTCACTAAACGCAGCGGCGAACGCGAACCGCTAAACCTCGATAAAATTCATCGGGTTATCATGTGGGCCGCTGAAGGTCTTAACAACGTTTCAGCTTCTCAGGTCGAGATTAAGTCTCACATTCAATTTTACGACGGTATTAAAACCGAAGATATTCACGAGACCATCATCAAAGCCGCTGCTGATTTAATTTCAGAAGAAGCGCCCGACTATCAATTTATGGCTGCGCGTCTAGCTATTTTTCACCTGCGTAAACGGGCCTACGGTAAGTTTGAGCCCCCCGTCTTTACGACCAGGTCAAGAAGATGGTTGCAGAGCATCGCTACGATGAGCACCTGCTGGAAGACTATACTGAAGCAGAATTTGACCAGATGGACGACATTCTGGATCACTGGCGTGATATGAACTTCTCTTACGCAGCAGTGAAGCAGCTCGAGAACAAATATCTGGTTCAGAATCGGGTTACCGGCGATATCTACGAAAGCGCTCAGTTCTTATACATTCTGGTAGCAGCTTGTTTGTTTGCCAACTACCCGAAAAGCACTCGTATGGACTACGTTAAACGTTTCTACGATGCCGCTTCTGAATTCAAAATCTCGCTACCAACACCTATCATGTCGGGTGTGCGCACGCCTACGCGTCAGTTCAGCTCCTGCGTTCTGATTGAAGCCGGTGATAGTCTCGACTCTATTAATGCCACGTCAAGCGCCATCGTAAAATACGTCTCTCAGCGCGCCGGTATTGGCATTAATGCAGGGCGTATTCGCGCTCTGGGTAGCCCTATTCGTAACGGCGAAGCTTTCCACACAGGTTGTATTCCGTTCTATAAATATTTCCAGACAGCAGTTAAAAGTTGTTCGCAAGGTGGTGTTCGTGGTGGCGCGGCTACCCTGTTCTACCCGCTTTGGCACCTGGAAGTTGAAAGCTTATTGGTACTAAAAAACAATCGCGGTGTTGAAGAAAACCGGGTTCGTCATCTGGATTACGGTGTGCAGTTTAACCGCACCATGTACCAGCGTCTGATTAAAGACGATTACATTACCTTGTTCAGCCCGTCGGATGTGCCAGGCCTTTACGACGCGTTCTTTGAAGATCAGGACGAATTTGAGCGTTTGTACCTTCAGTACGAACAGGATGAGAGCATCCGCAAAAAACGTATTAAAGCCATTGAGTTGTTTGGTTTGTTTATGCAGGAACGCGCCAGTACTGGCCGTATCTATGTACAAAACGTTGACCATTGCAACACGCACAGCCCATTCGACTCTAAAGTTGCTCCTATTCGTCAGAGTAATCTGTGCCTTGAAATTGCGTTACCAACTAAGCCTCTAAGTCATGTAAACGACGAAGAAGGCGAAATTGCCCTTTGTACTCTGTCGGCCTTTAACCTAGGCAAAATTGAGAGCTTAAGTGAATTTGAAAACCTTGCCGACCTAGCCGTTCGCGCACTGGATAGCCTGCTGGATTATCAGGAATACCCGGTCCCGGCCGCGTACAACGCGACAATGAACCGCCGTACTCTGGGTATTGGGGTTATTAACTTTGCTTATTACTTAGCCAAGCACGGTGTTAAATATTCAGACGGCTCTGCAAACGGCCTGGTTCACCAGACCTTTGAGGCAATACAGTATTATCTAATGCTGGCGTCAATGAACCTGGCTAAAGAAAGAGGTGCCTGCCCTAAATTTAATGAGACCACCTACTCTCAGGGCATTATGCCAACCGATACCTACAAGAAAGACCTGGATAAGGTTTGTGATGAACCTCTGCGTCTGGACTGGGACAAGCTTCGTGCCGACATCAAACAACACGGCATGCGTAACTCAACGTTATCAGCGTTAATGCCTTCTGAGACATCGTCACAGATTTCTAACGCGACCAACGGCATTGAGCCGCCTCGTGGTTTTGTCAGTATTAAGTCATCAAAAGACGGTGTCACCAAACAGGTTGTTCCAGACTACGAAAACTTAAAAGACAAGTACGAGCTGTTATGGCAAATCCCTAACAACAAAGGATACCTTGAGCTGGTTGGTATTATGCAAAAATTTGTCGACCAGACAATTTCTGCGAACACCAATTACGACCCAAGTAAATTCGAAGCCGGGAAAGTACCAATGAAGCAGCTTCTGCAGGACTTATTAACGGCCTATAAATTTGGCGTTAAGACGCTTTACTATCACAACACCCGTGACGGTGCTGCGGATAATCAATCCGATATTGCTGCACGTAAAGGTGCTGCTGCGTCTCAAGCTCAACCGACAGAAGTGATCATTGAAGAAGATGATGACTGTGCCGGCGGCGCCTGCAAAATTTAATAAGAAGGATGTTAGCGAATGTCGTACTCAACCTTTAATCAAGAGCAGAATAACCCGTTAACTGAGCCAATGTTTTTAGGCAACTCCGTTAACGTTGCTCGCTACGATCAGCAAAAGCACAGCATTTTTGAGAAGCTCATTGAAAAACAAATCAGTTTTTTCTGGCGACCTGAGGAAATCGACGTCAGTCGTGACCGCATCGACTTTAACAAGTTAACAGCCAGTGAAAAGCATGTGTTTATTTCTAACCTGAAGTATCAAACACTGTTAGATTCAATTCAGGGGCGTTCGCCGAATATCGCGTTATTGCCTATTGTTTCTCTTCCTGAGCTAGAAACCTGGATTGAAACCTGGTCATTCTTTGAGACCATTCATTCGCGCTCGTACACGCACATTCTGCGTAACTTGTTTAGTGATCCCAGCGAAGTCTTTGAAGACATCGTCATTAACGAGCAAATTAAAATTCGCGCTAATGACATCTCTAAATACTACGATGATCTTATTTTCTATACTCAACTGTTGCAGACGCACGGTGAAGGCGATGTCGTTGTTGAAGGTAAAACTCATACCGTAACGCAGCGAGAAATTAAGAAAAAACTGTTTTTATGCATTAATTCGGTTAACGCCCTGGAAGCTATTCGCTTTTACGTCAGCTTCGCTTGTACTTTCGCTTTTGCAGAACGTGAGTTAATGGAAGGCAACGCAAAAATTATTAAGCTGATTGCCCGCGACGAAAACGTTCACCTGACATCGACACAGCACATTCTTAACTTGTGGCAATACGGCGAAGACGACCCGGAAATGAAAGAAATTGCCGAAGAACTGCGCGACGATGCCTATGATATTTTCATGACAGCAGTGAAGCAGGAAAAGCAGTGGGCGCACTACTTGTTTAAAGACGGCTCAATGATTGGCCTGAATGAGAGCATGCTCTGTCAGTATGTAGAATATATTGCGAACTTACGTATGCAGGCCATTGGCTTTGACGCACCGTTTGAGAACCAGCGTTCCAACCCACTACCGTGGATGAACAAGTATCTGGTTTCAGACAACGTTCAAGTAGCGCCGCAGGAATCAGAAATTACCTCTTATCTTGTTGGTCAGATAGACAGCGAAGTGAATGCTTCCGACCTTGGGGACTTTGATCTCTAAGCTATGGCTAACACCTTTAAAGTCACTGTCAACGGTGGGCCCGAACTTGCCGTTGACGCGACTGAAGGCACCTTACTCGAGGCCTTAGAAAAGCATCAGTTAGAAATGCACTACCACTGCCGCAGTGGCTTTTGTGGTGCCTGCCGTAGCACCCTAAAGTCCGGTAAAATCCGTTATACAACAGAACCTCTGGCTTATGTCAGAAAAGGCGACATTCTGCCCTGCTGCTGCGTTCCGGAGTCAGATCTGGACATTGACCACTAAGTATTATTCATTAAACCGATTGTGGCCATCGTGCAGAACAATTGTTAACCAGCAATAAAATCTGGATAATGGCACTATAAATTTTTGTGAGAGAGGTATTTCATGTTTACAGTCATTTTTGGACGTCCGGGTTGTCCTTTTTGTGTTCGCGCCGTAGAAGTTGCGGATAAATTAAAAGCCGATATGGAAGATTTTGATTATCGCTATGTCGACATTCACGCTGAAGGCATCAGCAAAGCTGACCTGGAAAAAACGGTAGGCAAACCGGTACAAACGGTTCCTCAAATTTTTGTCGACGAACAACACGTTGGCGGTTTCACAGAATTTGAAGCCTACGCAAAAGAGAACTTAGGGCTTTATACAGCATAATTCTGTGTAAGTAATGTAACCCTATCGTAGAGGCGGCTATTTAGCCGCCTCTATTGCTTGTTTAACCCGCTTTTCTGACACTGGATACTTGGTTCCCAGTGTCTGCGCGAAAAATGACACTCTCAGCTCTTCAATCATCCAGCGAATTTCAGTAATGTCATCGGGAACCACCGAGCCTTTATTTTCATAAGCCTTCACCGCGGCTTTATACTGCTCTTCAAGGTTGGCCAGGGTCAGAGTCATCAATCTGTCCTTATTCGGGTCAACCGGTAGTTTCTCTAACCGACGCTGAATAGCTTTTAAATAACGCACAATGTCACTCAGGCGCTCCCCACCAAAAGCAGAGACAAACCCGGCGAAGACTAAGTTATCCAGTTGGTCCTGAATATCGCCCCGGGACTGGATCTGATCCAGTGGAATTTTACCTTTAAGAGACTTTCGAACCTGTTGTGACAATAGCAGGCACTGTTCAACTTCCAGGGCTATTTGTTCAACACGATCATTTAAATTAGCACGAACAATATCTTTTAATTGCTCAAAGCTCTTCTGCTCCCTAAGCCCATTGCCCTGCTCAATTTGTTCATGAATCAGGCCGTCCACTGCCGCAGCTATACAGTCGGCTATTAACGCATCCACTTTTCCCCAGGGGTTGAAGTACATGGCCAATTTGGCTTTATTCGACAGTGATTTCTGTAAATGCTTAATTGGCGACGGTATTTGTTGCAGTACCAACTCGCGTACACCGGCTTTATGATGCTTCTTCGCCTGCTCCGGGTTATCGAACAATTGCAGAGCAACCTGTCCTTTGCCTTTATTAATTAAGCCCGGATACGCCTTCAGCTCAAAACCTTGCTGGCGCTCGGTAATCACTTCCGGTAAGTCATCAAAGTCCCAGCTATCGACGCGCTCACGGCTAATATCGTCACCGGCGGTTTTCTCCAGCCGCTGCTGCACCTTACCCGACAGCTTCTGTTGAAGACCTTGTAAGTCACGTCCCTGACTAACCAAC belongs to Idiomarina sp. PL1-037 and includes:
- the ubiG gene encoding bifunctional 2-polyprenyl-6-hydroxyphenol methylase/3-demethylubiquinol 3-O-methyltransferase UbiG; the encoded protein is MTSSSSKSEQKNVDPEEIAKFSALASRWWDPDGEFKPLHEINPVRLGFIENHTEGLFGKKVLDVGCGGGLLSEAMAERGAQVTGVDLAEQSLKVARLHASESGRQIDYQCIAIETLAEQQPASFDVVTCLEMLEHVPDPEAIVKACAKALKPGGKIFFSTLNRNVKSWLLGIVAAEHVLGWVPKGTHQHQRFIKPSELLRMTDAAALEDIAINGLIFNPLKGFVLSEKDVDVNYIVALKKPGE
- a CDS encoding HAD-IA family hydrolase, encoding MSSSDKSSPVKAVLFDLDGTLLDTAPDLGAALNVVCEQYERPAITAEVFTPVASHGSRGMLQLAFAEEYSDMEAELRHAFLNAYKENIAIHTQPYPGVLELLALLQSESIEVAIVTNKPERLTQQLLPHFPEFEAIRVVVSGDTLSVAKPSPEPLFYAAEKLGVEPADCLYVGDAERDIEAGRNAGMVTVLAEYGYISNEDQPQRWQADYHIASPLELLKLLAIDNS
- the nrdB gene encoding class Ia ribonucleoside-diphosphate reductase subunit beta; the protein is MSYSTFNQEQNNPLTEPMFLGNSVNVARYDQQKHSIFEKLIEKQISFFWRPEEIDVSRDRIDFNKLTASEKHVFISNLKYQTLLDSIQGRSPNIALLPIVSLPELETWIETWSFFETIHSRSYTHILRNLFSDPSEVFEDIVINEQIKIRANDISKYYDDLIFYTQLLQTHGEGDVVVEGKTHTVTQREIKKKLFLCINSVNALEAIRFYVSFACTFAFAERELMEGNAKIIKLIARDENVHLTSTQHILNLWQYGEDDPEMKEIAEELRDDAYDIFMTAVKQEKQWAHYLFKDGSMIGLNESMLCQYVEYIANLRMQAIGFDAPFENQRSNPLPWMNKYLVSDNVQVAPQESEITSYLVGQIDSEVNASDLGDFDL
- the yfaE gene encoding class I ribonucleotide reductase maintenance protein YfaE; protein product: MANTFKVTVNGGPELAVDATEGTLLEALEKHQLEMHYHCRSGFCGACRSTLKSGKIRYTTEPLAYVRKGDILPCCCVPESDLDIDH
- a CDS encoding GrxA family glutaredoxin → MFTVIFGRPGCPFCVRAVEVADKLKADMEDFDYRYVDIHAEGISKADLEKTVGKPVQTVPQIFVDEQHVGGFTEFEAYAKENLGLYTA